Proteins encoded together in one Porites lutea chromosome 2, jaPorLute2.1, whole genome shotgun sequence window:
- the LOC140927371 gene encoding trafficking protein particle complex subunit 8-like produces MAQCTQTAFEFIQSAFCPMVAVMCSEDADKVCQKNNLSFVEMVRPFCHLTSEAHARDPSGVIHAVRNWRIRLVEMSATHPPQHVVNKLLSEVVSRTQPLNTDPSTLTPEAQMKASAPWFEAFRDCFFQLVKPSDHEFIRHFLACLIVVSSHHPDPMNAFATMSSQQLEQQSEQHGHFRWFTSTVFKYYLLLHDVSVGEESKAEAVYQSMKSVYGSNACHLLQINSVHHTGTNPRPNLPDPWSQFIIPTSEDTLDWDDDEVGADTQTVEDDPENCAVDENFDPEAAVEETEGGPGRVRSSSGPILIGPLSFDDSPEPEDKLENEIPQKNLSGKQTPKHHHHLASHYRYFSSRHFSGGTRGSSAQRNHGLCLSLSDHDRIKIFVHELGYRGLLQYIERLMRHLNEQIVSRKGLHRYFSGAKKWFSGGKPAGLASGLVPGIIYTSDAPELYQRKLGDLAFLVQNYELAYNCYHTAKRDFNNEHAWFYFAGALEMAAISAFMASYQRSYPTHYMETSITTYLNACRQHQFAIRATLLSTEALKSRNIFLDPAMQFMRMTAEDSDLLCALLLEQAAHCFLHTNPPMIRKYAFNMILAGHRYSKSAQRKHSLRCYRQALYVYNEKSWHLAEDHINFTLGRQSFNLRLLEDAQTFFRQLLEYESLQVPEQQASYLREFLFVFKQLSDMKTKEKSQVERLSVLPLPLIEQDLTRVIPCYQHGLLQSKLRDRKVMNNTHESKDNFLNQVFTAKDELEKNHNWTFIGLASFEDNLDLKLAQHWIQLEQETFESVNITPLPPSFRPHMPYLSCKTDNTSRPLCVVRETVGVEVVLKNPLKIPLNLTNLLLLWTFTPENQQESISNEFSSRNEVIKTEVIKSFDINGTETKPARLTLIPYQTGRLHITGIKYSLSSVAINGPIEEKFSTSTASNSAMAAVSILGKNDLVVKGQRMNNTKAEKTSVIYGKDYRLNLEVVSAMPLLEVRFAGFPSHLLCNEVVQTVAEFTNCSDCHLEKLYITTPNPEFFTFGRAPLSAGETTTVSDGKSDSTVDDITRVSEVPIPEGGLPPGSSTKLPVWVHGHKKPGRFKREVLFYYVPPENTSLLRYRVLQHAFNVTTNSSVGVHATARRNRHSALSQSSEDQNQLIVALDVESLVRGDVARKHIEFSVVQVSCASRKWILQPLSHNKTDGAIKVRYGETVMVQFKATKRQGECSSTAELHFSHVCFVESEIPASSSPAVDFFFRSDSWQEQKKLSQTKEAGSVDDASQVDIGLIVFWQTSYIDKDFQQQIVNGQSHVNISRLAETVSAVTQAQVQPTEPVSNETVSPSGLNNQELLVKYSLRHPASLQVDFSTSRLARLSVELLLHNCCSKPVDVFVDLFSSFGNSTAVLEDKPTDAQDNFFSFDTDSSPASKSSPTSLTWIGQTSRRFHLPSSGSSSLVFSALVTLPGVYNMNNFRVLAKLSEELEPGGSMVLQKPCPPSFVVVENTS; encoded by the exons CTCATGCCCGTGATCCCTCTGGTGTAATCCATGCTGTGAGAAACTGGCGCATCAGGCTGGTTGAAATGTCAGCAACACATCCACCCCAGCATGTTGTGAATAAACTTTTGAGTGAAGTTGTGTCACGAACTCAGCCATTAAATACTGATCCTAGCACTTTGACTCCTGAAGCACAGATGaaag CCTCTGCACCTTGGTTTGAAGCATTTCGAGATTGCTTTTTTCAACTAGTGAAGCCATCTGATCATGAATTTATCAGACACTTTTTAGCTT GTCTCATAGTTGTATCATCTCACCATCCTGACCCCATGAATGCATTTGCCACCATGAGCTCACAGCAGTTAGAGCAGCAGTCAGAACAACATGGCCATTTCAGATGGTTCACCAGCACTGTGTTTAAGTATTACCTGCTTTTACATGATGTCAGTGTTGGAGAAGAGTCGAA GGCTGAGGCTGTTTATCAAAGCATGAAGTCTGTCTATGGTTCAAATGCTTGTCACCTTTTACAGATCAATTCTGTGCATCACACAGGAACCAATCCCAGACCTAACCTGCCTGATCCATGGAGTCAGTTTATCATACCAACTAGTGAGGACACTTTG GACTGGGATGATGATGAAGTAGGTGCTGATACCCAGACAGTGGAAGATGATCCTGAGAATTGTGCTGTTGATGAGAACTTCGATCCTGAGGCTGCTGTTGAAGAAACAGAGGGAGGACCTGGGCGTGTGCGCAGCAGTTCTGGTCCAATTCTGATAGGTCCACTGTCATTTGATGACAGCCCCGAACCAGAGGACAAACTAGAGAATGAAATACCCCAGAAGAATCTTTCAGGGAAGCAAACCCCAAAACACCATCATCATCTTGCAAGCCATTATCGATATTTTTCCAGCCGTCATTTCTCTGGGGGTACAAGGGGGTCATCAGCTCAAAGAAATCATGGGCTGTGTTTGAGTCTTAGTGATCACGACAGGATAAAGATATTTGTTCATGAGCTGGGTTACAGAGGATTATTGCAGTACATTGAGAGGCTAATGAGACACCTTAATGAGCAG ATTGTTTCCCGAAAAGGCCTTCATCGTTATTTCAGTGGAGCCAAGAAGTGGTTTAGTGGAGGGAAACCTGCTGGGCTTGCTTCTGGATTGGTTCCAGGAATTAT CTACACCAGTGATGCCCCAGAATTGTATCAGCGCAAACTGGGTGACCTAGCTTTTCTAGTGCAAAATTACGAGCTAGCTTACAACTGCTACCACACGGCCAAGAGAGACTTCAATAATGAGCATGCTTGGTTTTATTTTGCTGGAGCACTG GAAATGGCAGCTATTTCAGCATTCATGGCCTCATATCAACGCTCCTACCCCACCCACTACATGGAGACATCCATCACCACCTACCTCAATGCCTGCAG aCAACACCAGTTTGCTATAAGAGCAACTCTCCTTAGCACTGAAGCACTCAAGTCACGTAATATCTTTTTGGACCCTGCGATGCAGTTCATGAGAATGACTGCTGAG GATTCTGATCTTCTGTGTGCCCTTCTTTTGGAGCAAGCTGCCCACTGTTTTCTTCACACCAATCCTCCTATGATCCGCAAGTATGCTTTCAACATGATTTTAGCAGGTCATCGGTACAGCAAATCAGCCCAG AGGAAGCATTCTTTGAGATGTTATCGTCAAGCTCTTTATGTTTACAACGAAAAGTCATGGCACCTTGCTGAG GACCACATCAACTTCACGCTTGGCCGACAGTCATTTAACTTGCGTTTGTTGGAGGATGCACAAACATTCTTTAGACAACTTTTGGAGTATGAAAGCCTTCAAGTTCCAGAGCAACAGGCTTCCTACCTCAGGGAatttctatttgtttttaag CAACTGAGTGATATGAAAACGAAGGAGAAATCACAAGTAGAAAGACTTTCTGTTTTACCATTGCCATTGATTGAGCAAGATTTAACAAGAGTAATACCTTGCTACCAACATGGATTGCTTCAAAGCAAACTTAGAGACAGAAAGGTTATGAACAATACGCATGAATCAAAAGACAACTTTTTGAATCAAGTATTCACTGCGAAAGATGAACTAGAAAAAAATCATAACTGGACATTTATAGGACTTGCTTCTTTTGAGGACAACTTGGACCTTAAACTTGCGCAGCATTGGATTCAACTGGAACAAGAGACTTTTGAGAGTGTTAATATCACTCCTTTGCCTCCGTCTTTTCGTCCTCATATGCCATATCTGAGCTGCAAGACGGATAACACATCAAGACCTCTCTGTGTTGTTAGAG AAACTGTTGGAGTTGAAGTAGTTTTGAAAAACCCGTTAAAGATTCCACTTAACTTGACAAATCTGTTATTACTGTGGACATTCACCCCGGAAAATCAACAAGAAAGCATCTCCAATGAG TTCTCTTCCAGGAATGAAGTTATTAAAACAGAAGTAATCAAGAGTTTTGACATCAATGGGACTGAGACAAAACCT GCCCGTCTTACACTCATACCGTACCAGACTGGTCGTCTTCACATCACAGGAATAAAATACAGTTTGAGTAGTGTGGCTATCAATGGACCTATTGAAGAAAAATTCTCCACATCTACTGCGTCAAATTCAGCTATGGCCGCCGTCAGTATTTTGGGTAAAAACGACTTGGTAGTGAAGGGCCAGAGAATGAATAACACCAAAGCGGAGAAGACTAGTGTTATCTATGGGAAGGACTATCGTCTTAACTTGGAAGTGGTATCGGCAATGCCTTTACTTGAG GTTCGCTTTGCTGGATTTCCAAGCCATCTTCTGTGTAACGAAGTGGTGCAAACTGTGGCAGAGTTCACAAATTGCAGTGATTGCCACCTCGAGAAACTCTACATCACTACGCCCAACCCAGAATTCTTTACTTTTGGGCGAGCACCATTATCAGCGGGTGAAACTACAACAGTGAGCGATGGTAAAAGTGACTCAACAGTGGATGATATCACTCGAGTCTCCGAAGTTCCCATCCCGGAGGGAGGTCTTCCCCCAGGGAGTTCTACCAAACTACCGGTCTGGGTTCATGGTCACAAGAAGCCTGGCAGATTTAAGCGCGAGGTGCTGTTTTACTATGTGCCTCCGGAGAATACGTCTCTACTGAG ATATCGAGTACTTCAACATGCTTTCAATGTTACCACAAATAGTTCTGTTGGTGTGCATGCCACTGCAAGACGGAACAGACATTCGGCTCTATCGCAGAG TTCCGAGGATCAAAATCAGCTCATTGTGGCACTGGATGTTGAAAGTCTTGTTCGG GGGGACGTTGCCAGAAAACACATTGAATTTTCTGTGGTTCAAGTTTCCTGTGCAAGCAGAAAATGGATTCTGCAGCCCTTAAGTCACAATAAAACTG ATGGTGCAATTAAAGTCAGATATGGCGAAACCGTCATGGTCCAGTTTAAAGCAACAAAACGGCAAG GTGAATGCAGTTCCACGGCTGAACTTCATTTTAGTCACGTGTGCTTCGTGGAAAGTGAG atTCCTGCCTCATCTTCGCCTGCTGTGGACTTTTTCTTCAGATCAGATTCTTGGCAAGAGCAGAAAAAACTTTCACAGACCAAAGAAGCTGGGAGCGTCGATGATGCCTCACAAGTGGATATCGGTTTAATTGTTTTTTGGCAG ACGTCTTACATAGACAAGGATTTTCAGCAGCAAATTGTTAATGGTCAGAGCCATGTTAACATCAGCAGATTGGCGGAAACTGTTTCAGCTGTGACACAGGCTCAG GTACAGCCCACCGAACCAGTTTCGAATGAAACAGTGTCACCCAGTGGCTTGAACAACCAAGAATTACTTGTTAAATATTCGCTCCGCCATCCCGCGTCACTACAAGTGGACTTTAGCACCAGCAG attgGCACGTCTTTCAGTGGAACTCTTGTTACATAACTGCTGCTCCAAACCTGTTGATGTCTTTGtggatttgttttccag CTTTGGAAACTCGACTGCAGTCTTAGAAGATAAACCTACTGACGCCCAAGACAACTTCTTTTCATTCGACACGGATTCCAGTCCTGCATCAAAATCGTCTCCCACTTCCCTTACTTGGATTGGGCAAACCTCAAGGAGATTTCACTTGCCCTCAAGCGGATCTTCGTCGTTGGTATTCAGCGCTCTAGTTACTCTTCCGGGCGTTTATAACATGAACAATTTTCGCGTCCTCGCGAAACTATCCGAGGAACTTGAACCAGGGGGCAGTATGGTTCTTCAGAAGCCTTGTCCGCCCAGCTTTGTGGTTGTTGAGAACACTTCATGA